TCCATGTCTTCTTTCACGTTCCTTCCATCATTCTAGTGCAGAAGGGTGACGACGTAGGTGGCGGAAGGAGATCTGCCGTTAGCGCTATTCGACTTCTTGATGATGCATGAAAAGCGCAGTTCCGCGCCCGTGACAAAGATGGTTCACATACCAGTGTCGGAGGAAATCAGTGAAAGGTGAAAAACGAAGGGCTGTTTATCTTTTCTCTCTTAGCCACTCGTCAATCTGTTCAGCAGTTGACTACCAAGCAACGGCATCCAAACGGTCACATCGCCGGAAAGAATGAGAAATATCTGTGAATTGTGGAGCTTCAAACTGCAATTTTTTAACTGCCATATGATTTATGGTGTTACGGGCAAATTTCAACAAAACTTCGGTCTCTCAAAATTCTGGAACTCAGGAAAAAAAGATTAATTAGAGTCGGGAAAGATTTTGTTGAAAAGAAGCTTCAGGAGTCAGCCACAAAAACAATCAACGTTACAGGACCGCCACCTCAGTCATTTGGTGCCTTAAATCTTTATTTTAAACAACTAATTAAGTGGACACGGCACGGAACGGCGAAGAAGGCGGGGAGGCCGCGGAAGGTTATCTGGGCCTGTTGCGATGAATCCTGCGACATCCCGGATTTGAATTGGGGTTGAAAGATTTTTGAACTGTTTTGTCTGCAGTTTCCGGGTTCCGCAAACTTTTGTCCCTTGGGCCCCCGGTTTGGGCACACAAATAGTTCGGTAATAATTGACTGTTCACGTTCATAAAGACGAAAAGGAGTTTTATGCTCTCAATTGCCGCATAATGCATTAGAAAAGCCGCTAGGCATAGTGCGataaataataataatatcTCAGTTACCGCTGATCATCGCCCACCTCTTGTCTTTTTGCAATGGGCCAGTAATCCTGACCCAGCCGTATTCATCACTTGCTCGCGGAGGGGTATATGGGCCCTAAAAGACGGCGGTGAACAGTACGAAGTAAACTAAAGCGAGGAACGCGCAGACTGTACATCTCAAGTTCTATGGAAAAAGGGGGAAAAAATGGCCAAGAGATTGGAAAACGATGCGAGATGTGAGCTTGTGCTATTAGTTTTGTTCCAAGTAACACCTCCTTCGAGGTACTGAACTAGTTGtacgaagaagagagatCACTTTTTTTTGTCTCTCCGGGCATTGCCGACAGTAATAACATCGTGATTGTGGATGATCAATGACGCGAGACGTTGCCCCTTTCCATATTTCTCTTATTGTTGCATTCGTATGAAGTTCTGACCTCCATGTTTCATGCAAAATACAGATGCGTATGTCCAGTCTGGCGGTCATGCAGATCGTTGAAATTCTGAACGACAAACACCTGACACCCCAAATCCAATAATCAAACACGCGCCTCTCCCTGATCTGATAAGATGGCTGGAGACTATCATGACTAAGGGACCCGAGGACGAATTAAGAACATGCCGTTACATACGAGATACAAGATGATGCTATTATGCTACGTACATGCGTGAACTGTTGAATTAATACCGAACTTACTCTATCAAGAACTCGAGACTCAAGAACCGGGGAGTCCAGCGTCGTCCAATCAGTTAAGTTGGCCGAGCAATGAGCAGCGAGGACTAGCAGTGGGAACATGTCGAAGACGATCCATGCGTGACGCGTGATGATGATTTCCCGAGAGTGTTCCTTGATAACGGCGCTAACTATATACGGCAATAGGGATAGTCGACTCGGCCACTTTCGCACAAGAGAAGCTTGATCAGACACGACCGTTCCCGTTTCTCTGTTTTGCCGTCCTCGTTTTCCTCTTGGCCCAAAAACACTCGTCGCAGTTGGCCCACTTGGCATGGCCGGTCAGATGCATAAAGACTCACGCATAGGATCCGTCCGTGGCCACGACCCTTAGAGCATGTTGCGAGGTACGACCAGATCAACATCGCAGACGGGATAGAGGACGAAAGCGGTTGCCCAATGCTGAAACAGTCGAGCCCGGAACCTTAATAAAATTCCCATTTTCACCTGCCGTTGGGATTTAATCCGTACGACGGACGGATGCAGGGTTTTCAGGGACATGTGGGTGATCTCAAAACGATTGTAAATCCCCCTCGTCCCCGCCTTCAACATATATAAACCCCTTTAGCTCCCTCTCTTTTCACTTTCTTCAACCCACAACAAgtccatctccatctcaCACCTATACAAACAATCTTTGCAAACACAACCAGCAAAATGTCCTTCACCACTCTTTTCACTGCCGCCCTTGTCCTCATCGCCCCTGCCCTCGTGGCCGCCGCTCCCGCTGCTGCCCCCGAGCCTAGCGTTAAGGCTCAGAACTTCGGTGCCCCCGGTGGTGGTAAGTAGAAGTCCATAACTGGATGTGAAAGCTCACACCTGTGTGCCCACCTCCTGTTTTAAATTTTACGTATCCTCATCCTTGCGTCTTTTTCTGTTCATCTTTCCATCGTCTTTCATCCCATTTTTCTTCCTACTCTTCCGCGTATCTTTCCATTTTGTGGGCATTTACTGAATAGCCCCTCCTATCTAATAGCTTACCCCTGGTAAATCATTTACCTCCACAACACCAACACCTTTTATGGTCTCAAGAAATTGGCAAATACACGAGCGACGGGGTGTAGAGGCTAGAGGTATTGGGGAGGAGAATAGTAGTTAAGGTTGGATTTGGTCGTAGATAGTCGTTATGTATTCAGTCTCGTTGTGTATTGTGTCTGTGCTCAATCCTCCTACAATCTTGATGTCTAGCTTGGGTATGCGTATCCGTATGTCAGTACACTTTTGCGAGTCAGATATCAGGGCATGGCCTCAAAATGATAACACGTTTATTAACCTTCTTTGGCTCGGACCGTGTAAACGTGACTGTATTAATTCTATTCATCGTTACTTGTTGCTTGTTGTTGTCGTTTGCCGATATCCTGCATGACTCACGCAATAGGTATTTTATTCCGGAGAACACCCGGATGGGGGACGGAACCTCGCTTTTTTTACCTTCAATCAACTAATAGactcatcctcatccttgCTCCGCCCGAGGAGTCAGTCATTATGAACCTTAATCATGCAGCATGTGACACGTTTGAGCGGCTACATCTGTTTTTCAGTTTGGAGTGAGGTGCGCGTTGAGGCGTCGAGGGACACTTATTACAAGCAAGTATATACACCAAGATCCTATAATACGTGTCCAACATTCACTATCCTTCGATAATGAATGCGCAGTGCATGTAGGCCGCAAACATCACAGAGCGAGTTGGGCAGCCGAGTAGTACCATCGTGCTTTAATGGCGGCTGTTGAAGCCTTGAGGTTAGTCGACAGAGAAATCAGTTGCTCATAGTTCTTTGTCGGAAGCGGAATGCACTACGTTGGTTCACAGGTTAAGTACATATTGGAGAGGGGTGCGCTTCATCGTCAATCGCAAGAAATACGTACTCCCAGAGAATCCCAGAGACTGAATGATTATCACGCGCTGTTAGTCGAGAGCTGCTCATTGTGACGTCGACAAACTTCTGATTGTTTTAAAACAGCTTGTTCAACTTGCCAACATGGTTCGCTACCAAAAGACCAAATAAACAAATCATGGTGGTTAAGCTCTACATCCACAATAGTAGAAACATTATCTAATCCTACACAATACTAAATAATATAATGTATGGTATATCATATCTATCCCTTGCTCGCTAATGCCATGCCTGGTAACATTATGAGTTATGAATGCTGGTTCTAATTTTGAGCCCTCTTGAAAAtcccaaaaaaaaattagTATGACAATAATGAAACCCAAAAATAAGTAGGAAGAATAGAGTTAAGGAGAGCCATCCCAGTTGGTAATTCAGGATTGGGCAGGTACtgagagagagggaaaCCTTAACGACCTTAAACCTTCCAGGTATCCGGGCCAAAGCCCTCTGGCGGAGGCGTGTAGTACGTGGCACCGACACCATCCCAATCAACCGCTACCAACATCTTGTCAGTGCCTTGTCAAGTGTGAGAATGAAAAGAAGACCTACTCTGCTTATACACGTTGTTTCCCCACCAAGAAAGGGAAGCGCCTGGTAGATCGATAAACAGGAAAAGGGCGATAGCTGCCAGGGCAGTTCCGACATCGAGGGCGGCGGAGAGAACGTAGTTATACTGTCCACCAAAATCAATAAGCGACCCTTCCGATATAATTTGCACAACACGTACCTTGGACCACCATGCAaatctcttccttctcaaccAGAATTGAAACACAAAGCCCGTGGTGAACCAGCTCGCATAGTTCACGCCACTCGCCGGAGGAATAGACAGGGCGCCGTTAAACATGACAGGGAAGTTGACGTTACGGAAGATGGAACGAGGGTTGCGCCGGACCCAGAACCAAAGAGGTATGGGAATGACGGCACCAACGACAAGTGCGAAGAGTTGCGGATAATAGAAAGCCCCTTTACTGAAAAGTCTATTTGGTCCTATGAGTCCCCTGTAGTTAAAACATGGTCAATTGGCGATTCCGCTTCCATCCTCAGAGCCACCTACCAGATAATCGATGAGGTGAAGAAGACTTTGGTCGAGGAGCAAATCAACAAACTCTTTTGGGTCGCCGTACAAATATCCTTGACCACATGGAACAAGAGCTCCTTGGTTCCACTTTGAACAAAGCACGCCACAGTCGTAGCTGAAAGCTGAGCAACAAATGTCGCGCGAGGAGGGACTTTCATGTAGTGGCCAAGCTTCTGGTCTTGGACAAATGAGAGCGCTTCTACTATTGTCTGTACAGAGAAAACTTTGAAGATCTAAGGCATTGTCAGCAACAATACAAATTGGCTACTGACAAACGTACCATGCCAGGAAGAGGCTGTCCCTGAAAGATGTATCCAGGGATAAGTTCTGCCAAAAGATTAATAGTGACTTGCTGAGAGGTCATCGCGTAAATGAATGCTGTCGGGATGATATAGatggatggaagaaggacaCTGATAAGGTATCCCCAAACCGGCAGTTCCGTATCATACACCTCGAGTGACACGACAGCAAAGACGAAGACGACTGCTAAAAGTGCAAGGAACCACCAATCGGGCACCTCGGGGTACATTTTCATGAGTTTGTAGTGGATGTCGTCCGCTTCAGTCTTGACGTTGAGGATGGCACGGTAGATTCGCGGACCATGATACAAGGCGGTGTGTACGATCAATGCAGTCGAGAGGGCGAAAGCCACCATGTATGTGACGCAGTACGATGCAGAGAGGTATATCGGAGAATATTCGGCATATGCGGTCTTGTTAAGGGTGATCTCAGGAGTGAGGAtgttgaagacattgtATGTATCTCCAAACCGATCAGCAGCTTGGATGACACTGATAGGAAGGTAGGCAGTATGCCACACCTGTGAAGAATGTCAGTGCTTGGACAATCATGATTCAGCGAGTTCCAGGCCTACGTTGGTGTAATAGAGAATCGGAGTAAGGACCCAGTAGAAGAGCACGAAACCAATTCCGACATTCACTGCAGCCCACCAAGGAGTAGAGAGAGGGTTGCCAATCCAAGTGATCTGAGTCCAATCAAATGTCAATAATCCCATACCGAGGCCAGTCGACACCCCAAACAATTGATTGACGATATTATTCCTTGGTGCAATCCAACAGACCCATGAGAAATACGACAAAGCCGTGAAAATAAAGCCTGGATGATGCAATCAGCGTGAGTCCCCATTCGATCGACCCAAAACACTTACCTGGGAAAAAGTAATAGGCGAATGATCCTGCTATACAAACCATGAGGAATTTGAACCTGCTCATACCACCCGTAAAACCATCCTCTTCCGCATGGAAGGTATTCAAGTTGGTCGCGACCACTAGATTACCGGGCCAAATCATTGAAGCTGGCCAAACAACAAATCGTCGACAAATACCAGCCAATGTGAACCCTGTCATCTGTGTGGCGAATAGGAACATGATGGAAAAACCAAAGCCCATCGGATGATTGTAGTAGAGCTCGCTTGATACAGTGGCGTAAAGGGCATAAGCCGGGCCGATAGCCACGTTGGCCATCATAACGATGACGGTGTGTTCTTTGATGTTGAACGGCCCAGGGTTGAGACTGAACTCATACCCACCAAGCCAACGCGGGAACTTGTACGTGTCGATAGGGAGGATCCATGCGGCAAACTTACCCAAAGGGTAGGCTACAACTCTACAATCTAGAGTTAGACCTGGTGCATCTGGCAGGATGAAGCACTTACTGTACAATGAGAGGAGAAATATAGGGAGCGGGCGTACGAAAGTGGAAATAAGTGTTACAACCAGAAGCGAGAATAGTCAGGAATATACCAAGGACCCAAGCTCGGATGGTCATAGCTAAGATATATCAGTGCTAATCCCACAACCACAGCTGTGCACATACCAGGCATTTCCGGATCGTCAATATTAGATACGGAAGCTCGGACTTCTGGATACGGACTATCTTCCTCATCGAAATCCACATCCATAGCGCTCTGCATCTCCCCTTCACTTACGCCTTTGGCCAAACCGCCCATTCCGTCTCCCCAGGTAGTCATCCCGTCCGGAACTGTCATATCTCCCGTTAACTCTGTCATACCAATACTTCCTCGGCTTACTCCCCTTCGCTTGTCAAGGGTATCATCGTCACTTGGTACTTCGTCTTCTGAAATAGGAGGAGCAGAACTGACTGGTCGCTTGCCTTGACTAATTCGTCGACGAGGCGACTGCGAGTAGTGTTCCAAGTCACTTGTCGACACGGAGTCTGATACTGCAGAGTCGTCGGTGTGCGCACCCGTCAGAGCGGTCATGGTGGTCACACTTGTCTCTCCAGTCTCCGGTTTTTTCCGCTTATGTATTCGATCAAGTAAAGACTGCCCGGATCTAGGACGATATGACCGTCCGGTTATGTTAAACGCAAAACTGGAGTTATTGGGGTTATTCTTGCCACTGAATGGCGGGGGATTATTGACATCGTATGTAGTATCTGGTAAATGCCCACCGACGTCGATGACACCAGTTGGTGTAGGCACAGTATCTTTGTTATTGCTGTCGACAGACTGTGGCTGGTCTCGTAAAGGTGTTGGACCACCATAAGGCAGGGTACCAGGACCTGTGCTGCTACCGACGTGTGCTggctcttcttcttcagccGCCTCCTGTGCCCAGCTAATACCAGCTGTCGTTGGCCTACCAGACGGTGGCGCGGTCCCATGACCTGACGAACTCGCTCCAATGGGTTGGGCAGCGGTCACTGGTCGGTTAAATGCAAAAAcgtcttcctcttcttcatcctcttcatcatcataGTCTTCACCATCGCTACCTTCTGAAAAGAATTCCCGACGGGGTAAATCGTTGATACCGGACGCTGCAGTGtctggaggaagaggaggtcGGCGAGAGCGATTCGTACGCGGCCGGGAACCAGATGATGTCGTTGGCGGAGGCGATGAAGAGACTTTATTTGCATGGGACATTATGCGAATCTATGAGAGAGATGGGCGAGTTAGACTTAATGGTGCAAAAGGCGCCTATGAAACGCCAATAGAGACTCACGGGATATGTTGCGCCTTCTGCGCTTCTTTAATACTATCGAGCTCCGGACTTCACAGTGGATGCTATGCTCCTGCCAAGAGAACTCGAGATCGAGAGAGAGAATTGTTTAATAAACGGATGGGACGGGGTGTGCTGGCTGAAGATTGGGAGACGAGATGCAGGCACAGAATTTTGAAGATTGGGTATGACTTTAATGGCCCAACAAGGTTTCTCAAATAGCAGCGGGCGATTGCCAACCGCAGGTATAACCCTGTAGTGGATTACACGAAGATACGCTGAAATCCGGCGCCAATAAACTGACAAAGACTGGAGCGTGTCACAACAGGTATCGAACTGTGCGGAAGCGAAAGGATGTTGAGTGTCGAATCGCTTGCGAAGATGAAGTGATCAGCTGTACAGAATCGCTCGTGTACTCCCCTGGGGCTGGGGATAACACCGAGGCTGCTGAACGATTATCCGGCACTCCTACGCCCAACTGTGATCCCTCTGCCTAATTTTCCCTTACCGGCTGCCGTCCAAGCTGGTTGACAACCAGTGGTGGTGACTTGGCGACTTTGCGATCGTGTGTCGCAGGCGCGTGACAATGGATCAGAGAGAGCAATAAATAATGCCGGAGAGCCAAGATCACGGATTACTCTGACGTTAATGGTAGCTGATGCGCGTCAAACGTGCGCCTGGTGATGGCGGAAGATTGCAAGATTGCAATGGATGGGTAAAAAAGGTGCGTGCGTGATGGGTGATGGATGGATAATGAATACTGCAAGGAAGTGGGGAAGAAATGAAcgaaaaagaagggaagaggaacGGAATTTTATCTCCTTGCTGTTCAGTTACGAAACGTTATCGTTTCCCCGAattttttcttttctcaaATGAAGCCCCACTCTTCGGCTTTCGTTCTCGAAGATCTGGCCAGGCCCCGAGACGCCACCGCGATCATTTACTGCAATAAAAGCTCGGGATGATATATGGTCGCCCGTATATGTGATGTTCTGCTCTTCTCCAATTCACTTGTTTAATCATTCTTCTTGACCTGATAGCTGCTGTATTTCGCCTCTCCTCACTCTCCAAGTTCCACGTCAGACCAGCGAGAACAGAAAAGCTCTACTATAACCCTACTAGAGATTCAGGAGGATTTATTGTGAGCCCTATTGTTGGTCTGCGTAATTATCTGCGGATGGCTGTGTGATTTTCTGTATTTCCCAATAATCTACCCACCACGATGTGACTGTTACAGCGCACAGCATATATCGGTATATTACGCAGTGTGATGATGATATAATATCGATGCATATAAGACTTCAGCATCCAATACTTCCTCCGAACTCTGTTAAATGCTGCTTAACAAGCAAACAACCAAAGGTCGGCACACCGTCTACGCTAGtcttctcatcatcatctctcaTTTGGTTAAGAGGGGGTTTGTTGATTGATACCTATGGTATGTGGTGCTCCTCTATGACGCAAACTTGGTTCAGCTGTTTAAAGCGGTATGTAACCCACTTCCAGCAGAAAAAGTAAGCGAGATATTAATGTTGTGGAACAAAGGTGGCGAGGAACGGGAAAATTGGTGGCTGATGAGAATGCAATTTACACTTAAATGAGATACTGTAACTCAGGCAAACAGATCTCTCCCCTCCGAAGGTTTCATCTCATCGCTTTAATTTGATGAAGTAGCACAGGATGACCGGCAAAATAGCAACAAGAAATACCATTTTGAGCATTTGCGAGTCTCATCTTATCACAAACCATATATGCCTCCTTCCTCATTAACTTTTGTATAGAGCGGGACGAAGAACATCCGCCCCGGTGGGTTATACGATAATATATTTGTTTATTATAGGTTAACCGCATACTTCAAGCTCGGCGGGCAAATTACAATTATACTTTTAACTCAGTCCAGTCGCGTCGGAGCCAGGGCAGGGAACACTGTCCGGAATTGCCGCGCATCGCGGACAAGCAGACCACGCGACAGCAGCACATATAACAGACGTTCTTCAAGTTATACACTCCGAGTACTCTACTATTATTACGGCGTCTTCCAACGAATGTCTGCTTTTATATATACGCGCGATCACGCAACAACATGGAATATCACGCACCTCTGCCCCATGGTTGCTTCCGTAGGCTGGCCGCACGCCATTGGTGAACAAAGTTGCTTGTCCACAATCAAAAAATCAATATTCTTATATAGCAACTTGTTTGAAGCCCATGATGCTTATTACCTATACACAGCTCAAGCTCTCATACTCGCCTTGTCACTGTAGCCACTCCTGTATTCCTGTATGAATGTATAACATACATTTCCTAGATGGGTTACTATATGCCGGTATAAAACATGCAAATATAACATGTTAATATTACTCACATGTTATTACTCGAGCTTAGATATTATTACATAATTTACGCGGCAAGCCGAGGAGTGACTATACTGCCTGCGATCTTTCGCTCAGCGCCACTTGTATCGAGAACAGAAGAGCAGATGTCAATACTTGAAATAGTCTCATTGATGAACTCTATCAAAAGGAGCAATCAGGACATAGTACATAAAAGGCAGTATGTCCCTGCAGCTGCCTGAATCCCCGCTTCCTCCCCTCAAATCCTTCTCTCTCACTCACATCCTTTATGATCCCTCACACCCGCTTTCCATCCCTTTAACgcttctctccctctccccaATCTTTCTCTTCGTATCATACTTCACTCTCCTCATTTTTACACGCCAAATATCCATCGCACTCCTTGCCTCGGGCCAACTCGCAAATGAAGTATTATCCTGGATGCTAAAAAGGCTTTTCAAGGGCGAACGACCATATATCGGGCATGGCGAAGTGGGAGCAGGATATGGTATGCCGAGCAGTCATTCTCAAGCTGCGGGGTTCTTGGTCGCATGGGGTATTGGGTATGCTTTGACTCTTGAAGGCAGGAGTGAGCAAATTAGGAGTGTCAGAGCTGAGATGGTGAGGACGTGGAGGACCAGGGTATACGTGTTTGGGCTGTTGTTGTGGTCGGTAGGGGTATCCTATTCTAGGTAGGCATCGCGACAACTGTTAAGAATGAATTTATTCTGACTATCATCAGGTTCCATTTGCATTACCATTCCCCTGCGCAAATTATCGCTGGCTACCTCGCCGGTTTAGCTTTCGGTGCCGTCTACTTTACCATCACAGAGTACTACCCGTTACGGCATCCCCGTTCTTCCCTAGCTCGGTTACGAAGTGCAGTAGAGTATATCTGGCGAGGGGTGGGGGGCGTGGGAGGTTGGGGACTGGGTGGCACAAGGGGCGGCTGGGGTGAGGGATGGGCGTTTGTCGGTGAGGAGCAACCTGCagaggagaaagggaaggatAAGAAGAGGAAATGAGAAGCCTGCATCATTTTGCATCATGGACTTGCTGGTGATTCATCACCATCTACAATCTGATACAACAAAATAGCAAAATAACCATCATCTAACACCTTCCCAGACCTACTGTCCCCCCTCTTTCCAGCGTACTCTTTACTTGTTCAGCGGTAACAAACCATCCGAAACCCTTGCCTGCTGCATAAGTGGTGACGGGATATTTGAATTTGCCA
This DNA window, taken from Cryptococcus gattii WM276 chromosome C, complete sequence, encodes the following:
- a CDS encoding uncharacterized protein (Similar to TIGR gene model, INSD accession AAW42064.1) produces the protein MSFTTLFTAALVLIAPALVAAAPAAAPEPSVKAQNFGAPGGGK
- a CDS encoding uncharacterized protein (Similar to TIGR gene model, INSD accession AAW42647.1~Sexual differentiation process protein isp4) encodes the protein MSHANKVSSSPPPTTSSGSRPRTNRSRRPPLPPDTAASGINDLPRREFFSEGSDGEDYDDEEDEEEEDVFAFNRPVTAAQPIGASSSGHGTAPPSGRPTTAGISWAQEAAEEEEPAHVGSSTGPGTLPYGGPTPLRDQPQSVDSNNKDTVPTPTGVIDVGGHLPDTTYDVNNPPPFSEDEVPSDDDTLDKRRGVSRGSIGMTELTGDMTVPDGMTTWGDGMGGLAKGVSEGEMQSAMDVDFDEEDSPYPEVRASVSNIDDPEMPAMTIRAWVLGIFLTILASGCNTYFHFRTPAPYISPLIVQVVAYPLGKFAAWILPIDTYKFPRWLGGYEFSLNPGPFNIKEHTVIVMMANVAIGPAYALYATVSSELYYNHPMGFGFSIMFLFATQMTGFTLAGICRRFVVWPASMIWPGNLVVATNLNTFHAEEDGFTGGMSRFKFLMVCIAGSFAYYFFPGFIFTALSYFSWVCWIAPRNNIVNQLFGVSTGLGMGLLTFDWTQITWIGNPLSTPWWAAVNVGIGFVLFYWVLTPILYYTNVWHTAYLPISVIQAADRFGDTYNVFNILTPEITLNKTAYAEYSPIYLSASYCVTYMVAFALSTALIVHTALYHGPRIYRAILNVKTEADDIHYKLMKMYPEVPDWWFLALLAVVFVFAVVSLEVYDTELPVWGYLISVLLPSIYIIPTAFIYAMTSQQVTINLLAELIPGYIFQGQPLPGMIFKVFSVQTIVEALSFVQDQKLGHYMKVPPRATFVAQLSATTVACFVQSGTKELLFHVVKDICTATQKSLLICSSTKVFFTSSIIWGLIGPNRLFSKGAFYYPQLFALVVGAVIPIPLWFWVRRNPRSIFRNVNFPVMFNGALSIPPASGVNYASWFTTGFVFQFWLRRKRFAWWSKYNYVLSAALDVGTALAAIALFLFIDLPGASLSWWGNNVYKQTVDWDGVGATYYTPPPEGFGPDTWKV
- a CDS encoding pyrophosphatase, putative (Similar to TIGR gene model, INSD accession AAW42061.1): MSLQLPESPLPPLKSFSLTHILYDPSHPLSIPLTLLSLSPIFLFVSYFTLLIFTRQISIALLASGQLANEVLSWMLKRLFKGERPYIGHGEVGAGYGMPSSHSQAAGFLVAWGIGYALTLEGRSEQIRSVRAEMVRTWRTRVYVFGLLLWSVGVSYSRFHLHYHSPAQIIAGYLAGLAFGAVYFTITEYYPLRHPRSSLARLRSAVEYIWRGVGGVGGWGLGGTRGGWGEGWAFVGEEQPAEEKGKDKKRK